The window TTCCATGCGGATAGAGACGATAGGCGAGCGCAAACACGAACAAGGCCAGCGCAAGACGTAAAAAGCAGCGTGCGTACTTCATGGCCGCACTCCCCACGCAAGCGTCATTCACACCCGTAAACCCGACTTGCTGTATTAGACGGACGCTGCTCGTACGCGTCTACAGCAGAATCAACCATGCTTACAGGGAAGTCTCGCCGTCCGTGCGTCCCACCATCTGGCGTTTGAGCTGCCGGAGGCGGCGTTCCAGATCGAATTGCAGCCGGGGACGTTGCAGTACCGCCCAGACCATCTCTTGCGAGTCGGTGGCCAGGCTGCGTTTGTATTGGGCTTCGCTCGCGAGAAAATCGTAGACACGATGCCCGAGTTGGCGGTTCAACTCGATGGCCAGCGTATGGCTCACGAGTCCCGGCTTTAGTTTCGGATTCTCGTCATAGGCAAAGCCGCTTTGGTAGAACGCGATGTGTCCGCCGGACACGAAGTTGTAGAGGTATCCGATCGTGGCTTCCCCCGCCGCGATCCGCAGCAGTTGGATGTTGCCGGCAGCGAAACACTGGCGGACCAGTGTCCGGTGAAAGCGAGAGAAGAATTCGCCCGCGAAGGCCCCCGCTTCTCCCCGGCTCGTCCAAAGCTGCTGGTGCAGCCGGGCCAACTCGCCGAGATAGGATTCTGCTTCTTCCACGCTGGCCGCGGCCACGATGGTCAACGGACCGCGCGTTTCGTACTCGCGCATCGAGCGGCGGATCTGAGAACGCGTATTGCCGCTGAGCCGCGATAGGTAATCAGCGCCGTCGCGGCGCAACGCTTCGAGATCGACGAACAGCGAGGGCTCGCGCGATTCGATGACCAGACGGGCCGACGAAGCGGCGGCCGCGGCTGTCCCAAGCAGTGCGTTGTCGGCGGCCATGCCGCTCAGAAAGATCTCGTCCCAGGCGGGCGCGCGATCGAGATACGCCACGACCCCCCGCGCGACGACCTCCTCGCGTCCCCGTTGCACCAACAGGCCATTGTGCTCGATGCGGAGGGCGTCACAGTCCGGATCGCCCACTTCGTGCAGACACAGAACGCGTGAGCGAACGACTCCACGACGGCGAACCTTGCGCGGGACGAAGAGCCCCAATCCCAGGAGTTGGCCAGCTTGCTCGACCCGCAAAACGAGCGGCCGGATCGTTTCGGGCAGGCATTCGAGCCAGCAGCCGATCCACGACCAGGAGTTGAAGAAGGAGTGCTCGCACAACGGCGCGAGTGCCTTCCATAAAGACTCAAGCACGGCGACGTCGGTCAAAGGTTCAAGCGAGACGCGCAGCCCTGCTTCGACCGCGGTGCTGGAACACGAGGACGCCACGCTGATGCCTTTTGCCTGGAGGAGAACTTGCATCCATTCTAGTCACGGCGGCCCGGCAACCTATGCCATCGCATCGAGAATGTTCGCCCCGTGCGATCGCTGCCATCGGCGCTACCGGCACAAACGGCAGGGGACATGACCGCCAATCGATCAACCAACTATACGTCAGTGCCCCCAGGTCTTTTCGCGATGCTTAAGGAGAATTCAGGATCACGTCCACAAGGCGCGATCGAGCACGCGATAGTTGATCGCCTCGCTCAGATGAGGGGCGGCGATGGTATCGCTGGTATCGAGATCAGCGATTGTGCGGGCCACGCGCAACACCTTGTCGTGCGCCCTGGCGGAAAGTCCTAGCTCGCTCATCGCGGCGCGGAGCAGTTCGTGTCCGGCGGCATCGAGCTCGCAGTGGCGGCGAATTAACCGCGACGACATCTGCGAGTTCGTGCGGACTCGAGTCCCGGCGAAACGCTCGCGCTGAATGGCGCGCGCCTGCGACACCTGCTCGCGCATCGTGGCGCTCGACGTGCCGGCGGTCTTGGAAGAGAGCTCGCGAAATGGCACGGCGGGAACTTCGAGGTGTAAATCGATGCGGTCCAACAGCGGCCCGCTGATCTTGCTCATGTAACGCTCGACTTGAGGGATCGTACACTGGCACTCACGGCGCGGGTCATTGCGATAGCCGCAAGGACAAGGATTGAGCGCCGCGATCAGCATGAAGTCGGCTGGGAACGTCGTGCTCGAAAGCGCGCGGCTGATCGTGATCGTGCCGTCTTCCAACGGTTGGCGCAGCACCTCGAGCGTACGTCGGTTGAACTCGGGCAGCTCGTCGAGAAACAGCACCCCGTTGTGGGCCAGGCTGATCTCGCCCGGCGCCGGTGTTGAACCGCCGCCAACCAACCCGGCATCGCTGATCGTGTGGTGCGGACTGCGATAGGGACGCGTCGCCAACAGCGGCTGTCCGGGCTGCAACAGACCAAGCGCGCTGTAAACGCGCGTCGTCTCGATCGATTCGCTCGAGGCGAGCTCGGGCAGAATCGTCGGCACTCGTTTGGCGAGCATCGTCTTGCCGGAGCCAGGCGGCCCGAGCATCAGCAGGTTATGGCCGCCGCTGGCCGCGACCGTGATGGCGCGTTTGGCCATCTCCTGACCTCGTACGTCGGCGAAGTCGATCTCGTACTGTCCCAACGCGGCAAACAGCTCGCTCAGGCGCGGAGGCGCCGGTTCGATCTCGATCTGTCCGGCCAGAAAGGCCACTGCCTGCGCCAGGCTCGCCACGGGAATCACCTCGATCCCTTCGACGACCGCCGCCTCCGAGGCACTCGACGAGGGCACGAGCAGTCCGCGCAATCCACGTTCCTTGGCGGCCGATATGGCAATCGACAGGGCGCCGCGCGTGGGGCGCGTCGAACCATCGAGGGCCAATTCGCCCACCACGGCGTATTGCGCGAGCAGGTCGGAGGCCAGTTGTCCGCTGCCGACGAGTATGCCCAGGGTGATCGGCAAGTCGAACGAGGCGGCCTGCTTGGGCAGTTCCGCCGGGGCGAGATTAATCACCACGCGGTCGTACGGGCGTTGGAAGCCCGAGTTCACCAGCGCGCGGCCGATACGATGGACGCTTTCCTTGACGGCGGCCTCGGGCAGCCCGACGAGGACGGTCTTCGGCATCGCGGCAGCCGAGACATCGACCTCGACTTCGACCGGAAGCGCATCGATGCCAACGAGCGAGAATGTGCGCAACTTCGCCAACATACGGCGCTGCCCCTGATGCGATGGCCGCTTCGGCCGAACTGCCTGGCGACTGAATGATGCATTGTGGGGCGTGGGGGGTCGCACTGCAACCAAGGCGACGGAATCGGAACCAGGTTGCCATGCCGGCCCGCGCGCTTGACGTCGCCCGATCGCCGCCGCGATACTCGCAGCAGGTCCCCCGCGTGGAGATCCCTTCCGCCGCCTGCCGCGGCGCGCAAGTTGCGTTCGAGTCGACCAGAGTGGCAGAACTTCCTTGTAGGAAACGTCGAATGGCCGTCCATCGTGCGCTACGCCTGTCGTTTCGCTCGAACCTCGGCCACGATTTTCTCGCGTCGATCGTGGTCTTTCTGGTGGCGCTACCTCTCTGCATGGGCATCGCCATGGCCTCGGGCATGCCGGTGGCCGCGGGGTTGGTGACCGGCATTGTCGGTGGACTGATCGTGGGCGCTATCTCGGGATCGCCCTTGCAAGTCAGCGGTCCGGCGGCGGGCCTGGCCGTCGTCATCTACGAGATTGTACAGCAGTTCGGCTACGAGGCCGTGGGCCTCGTCGTGCTCGTGGGGGGCGTACTGCAGTGGATTGCCGGCCTGGCAAAACTAGGCCAATGGTTTCGTGCCGTCTCGCCCGCGGTCATCAAGGGGATGCTCTCGGGCATCGGCGTCCTACTCCTCTCGAGCCAGATTCACGTCATGGTCGACGACAAGCCGCGCAAGTCGGGCCTGGAAAATCTGCGCACGATACCCGAGGCGATCCGCAAAGGATTGCCCTTGCCCGCTCTCGACACGCTGGAAACGCGGCAGTTGAAAACCGACGAGATCAAGGCCTTCGGCGCGTTGCACGAGCGACAACTCGAAATCGAAGAAGTTGTCGCCGAGCGCATCTCGGAACATGGCTCGGCAGAAATTCATCAACAGCAAGCCGAGGGGTTAGCGTCATTCGTCGAGGCCCAGCAGGAATTGCACGACGCGCTCGTTCGCCAGATCGAGCATGCACGCACCTCGGGTCTGCTCGCCCTGGAGAGCAAAAAGGGAGACGCCTTTGCCCAGGCGCTCGAGCGCGCACGGAAGGCCAACGAGCTCGCCCTCGACGACCTGCGCGAGCAACGTTACCAGACCGTGGTGAAATCGCAGACCGCCGCGGTGCAAGAGTTGTCTGGCGTCTTGGCGGCCCTCAAGAATCACGACTGGGCCGCCAAGCTGGGACTGCTGACGATCGCCGTGATTCTGCTGTGGCCGCTCATCCCGCTCAAAGCGATCAAGGCGATTCCGGCTCCGCTCGTGGCCATCGTGCTGGCCACAGCCGTGGCCGCCTGGCTGAGCCTGCCGGTGCTGTATGTCGAGGTGCCTAGCAGCCTGGCCGCAAGCGTGCATTTCCCCTCGCTCGCGACGCTCCACGACGTATCTGTGCTGGTGCTGCTACGGACGGGCCTCTTCATTGCCATCATCGCCAGCGCCGAGACGCTGCTCTGCGCCACGGCCGTCGACCAGATGCACACCGGGCCCCGCACGAAATACGATCGGGAACTGGCCGCGCAAGGCATCGGCAACATGATCTGTGGGCTGCTCGGCGCCGCCCCCATGACGGGCGTCATCGTGCGGAGCGCCGCCAACGTGCAGGCCGGCGCTCGGTCGCGTCTCTCGACCATGTTGCACGGGCTGTGGCTGCTCTTGTGCGTCGTGCTGTTCAGCCGCCTGCTGACGATGGTGCCCACGTCGGCACTGGCGGCGATTCTCGTCTACACGGGCTACAAGCTGGTCAATCCACGTTCGATCGTCGAGTTGTGGAAATATGGCAAGAGCGAGGTGGCGATCTTTCTGATCACGGTCGTCACCATCGTGGTCGAAGACCTGCTCGTCGGCGTCGTGACGGGCATCGTGCTATCGGCCTTGAAGCTGCTCATCACCTTCTCGCATCTGAAGACAGAGCTGCAGATCGCCAGCGATAAGCGTCACGCGACACTGCGTATGGAAGGCGCCGCCACGTTTCTCCGGCTGCCCCTCCTGGCGGCCGATCTCGAGCGTGTGCCCCAGGGGGCCGAATTGCATGTCGAGTTCGAGCAGCTCGATCTGATCGATCATGCCTGCCTCGACCTGCTCATGAGTTGGGCGCGGCAGCACCGTGCCACGGGAGGTCGTCTGGTGCTCGACTGGGACTCGCTGCACGCCCGCTTCACGCCCGACAAAGAAGCCCGACGGCGTCTGGGCAACCCGCTCGAATCGGTCGGCGACCCGACAGCACACTGAGGTGCTAATCCCACCACCACTGGCCTTCGGCCAGGTTCAGCTCGATCGCCTCGCGCTTCTTGGCGAGCTCGCCCCCTTCGTCCTCGAGCATATTGTCGGGAATGAGCGCCTCGGAGGCATGCATCGAAACGCCGCCGCCGACGGGCGTCATCAGACGATTGCCCTTCCAGATGCTGGTCACCGCCGTCTCGACGTTGCGCGGCTCGGGGCTCGTTTCAACGGGGAAGGCACTTTCGTCGGCGAAGGTCGTCGGCGTCCATGATGCCTGGCCGTAGAAGTCTTCCTGCTGCACGTAGGCCGCGGCTACGGCCATGTCGATCAGGTTGCGGAGCTGCGCGTAGACCGGCGAACGCTCGGCCAGTTGCGGATACTTCTGGGTAAAAGCTCGCACAAAAGCCTGGCTGGCACGGTCCCCCGTGGCGGCCTGCCTGCGCTGCCCACCGGCCACCACGACTTCATCCGCGCCGACCAACTGCACGCCGTCGCCGATCAGTTCCATGGCCAGGCCATCCTCGCTGGTGCGCACGCACTTGTAATCTGGCATGAAATACCAGCGCTGCATCGCGTTGCGCGAGACCTGCGCGGCGCTGGCCTTGTCGACATAGCTGGCCAGCTTGATCGGCGGCTGCTCGAGACCGATGCCGATGAGCTTCATGCGGTAGTCGGCCTCGACGAGCACCTGAGCGAAGTGCGTCTTCGGCGAAACGCCGCGAATCGTCACGTTCTGCATGCCCAGGCTTGAACGCAAGCCATCGACGATCGACTGCGTGTCGTCGGGCGTCGCCGTGGGGCCAACCGCCTGCAAGAACTCCTGCATGCGCGCCAGGCCTTCCGGCGTCGGATCGATCGAGCAGCCGATCTCCTTGTTCTTCGACACGTCCCCCGGTGGGAAGGCGCGCAGCGCGACGACCAGGTCTTGCAGCTCGAGCACGGGTCGGCCTTGGCTCAGGCCGACCGCGCGCCCCGACAGATCGGTCATCCAGCCTTCGGCGGGACCGGCGACCACGATGTCCCCCGTCTCGGGATAGAAGAAGACATGCTTCAGACGCGTGATGCCGGCGAGGTAGAGCATTTCTTCGGTCGGCGCACGATTGATCGCGATGCGCTCGGCCAACGCCTTCTCGAGACGGTTGAGCGAGATTTTACGCAGCTTGCTCGTGGCCAGCACGCTCGAGTCGAGGCGTGTCTTGGCCGCGGCTACGCGCTCGCGCGTGAGCATGCCCGACGGATCGGTATAAAGCTGCTTGCGCAGCACGCCGTCGGCATCGATCGAGACACCAGCGACGCTGGAATTACCCGTCGTTTGGGCACTGGCCAGGTTACACCACGCGAGGCAGGCAACCGCGACCAGCGGCATGGCAAGCCATGCACGTCGACTGAAAAGGCGCATCACCGGGGCTACTCCTCTACTCTTCCGACGCTGTCCGGTACGCTCCCACCAAGGTCGCACGACGCGTTTGTCGCCGGCACGAGGTGGGAAGCGTGTTGATTGCAGATTAAGGCTGCCCCCCAACCCGAACGGGCAAGGCGGCATCTCGGTCCATAGAACCGTAGATCCACCATAATCGGGCAATTTAGGCAAATCAAGAAAACAGGGCGGGCTTTCGATCCCGCACCTCTCGGGAAGGCGAATATCCAACCGGTTCCCCGGGAATTCGCCCAGAATTGGCACCTGCGCGGCGAGCAGACCGCCCGAGGAGCGAAAAAAAACGTTCGACCGAGGCAATAAATGGGGACCACCGGGCGCTCTACCTGGGTAGAGTCGTCGAGGGACCACGGGATGCCGCGATGCAGCAACTCCAACAGCGACTGGCCGCAGGGGACGAGGCCGCCTTCGCCGAGTTGTACGACGCGCTGGCGCTACGGCTGTACCGTTTTCTCCTCTCGCGGCTCCGCAGCCGAGACGCAGCCGACGACGTGCTGCAGGAGACCTTTGTGCGACTGGCCCAAGGTCGAGCGGGCCTGCGCCAGGTACGACACCTGACGGCCTACCTGTTCGGCATCGCGCGGCATGAGGTCGAGCGTTACGTAAGCTCCGCGCGGCACCGGAGACGGTACCCGTTCGAATCGTTCGAAGCCCCACCCATGGCGGCGACCACTCCCCCATGGGAGAACACCGACGAAGTAGAGCTCGCGCTCGGCCAATTGCCCGACCTCCAGCGCGAAGTGGTCGAACTGAAAATCTTCGGTGAGTTGACGTTTGTCGAGATCGCCGAGGCGCTCGGCACGCCGCAGGGAACCGTCGCCACGCGATATCGCACTGCGCTGTCGCGGATGCGTGCGTGGCTCGAGCAACGCGAGGACGATCGGCATCCACACGCACCACGGAAACTGCCATGACGGACGATGAACTCGAATTGAGTTTGGATCGATCGATCCAGACTCACCCCGCCCCGCCGTTGCGCGCTCGCGTGCTTGCTCAAGTTTCGCAGGAGTTGACGACCATCCGACGGCAACGCCGATCCTGGGGCAAACGGGTAGCCGCGGCGATCTTGGTCGCCCTGGGGCTTAACCTGGCGGTGGGCAGTCTGGTACACGAACGACTCTCCTCGTACCGGCACCCCAGCGAAGATTTGCTCGTAACGGTGCCTCGCTCGTTCGCTCAGGCGGAGCCCGTCACGCGGTGGCCTCCGGCCTGGTTGCGATGGCTACAGGCGAGTCCGGCGCCGAACCCCGATAGCTTCGAGCAGTACGCGCACCTTCTGTTCGTTCGTGCCTCGCAGCAAGACGGGCCATCTATTCCATAATTGATTGGAGTTGTCGGCCATGAAGAAGTTCTTGCGCATCCTCGGTTTGACGGTGGGTTGTGGGCTTTTGGCCCTGCTCATCGGACATACGCTAGCCCTGGTCTACACTGGGCGGCTGCTCGAGAGTGAGTTGGCCGCCCGGCGCGCGCAGGGCCTGCCCAACACGTTCCAAGATCTAGCCATGCCCAGACTCTCGGACGACGAGAATAGTGCGGCAATGCTGGAACGCGCTTTGCCTTGGGCCGAGGGCATCAACCAGCAACTGGCCGACGTCATCGCCGCTGATGATTGCGACGAGAGCGAGCTTGGTCCGGAGGCGGCTGCCAAGGTGGCGGCCCTGTCCGATGCCTACGCACGTCTTCTTCCCTTGGTCCGTGCCGCCGTGGAGGCAGAACATTATCAATCTCGCACGATCGGCACGATGCGGAAGTATTCGCACGCCATTCTCTCCCAGCGATTACTGGACCAGACCTCGAAATTGCGCACGATACCCCGCGCTTTGCGGTTGCGCTCGCGGCAACTCGTCGCCGACGAACAGTACGAAGAGGCCTTCGACTCGCTCATGCTTGGCCTGTCACTCGCGCGAATACTGCGTCATGAGCCCACGATCATTGGCTATCTGTTGGCGACTGCCTACGCGAACGACACCAAGGTTGCGATGGCCAGGCTCATGGCAAAGTATCCGCTGTCGTCATCGCAGCGACAACGGCTGGAACAGGAACTGGCGCTGCACGATGACCTGACCATTGCGTGCGAAGGACTGCAGAGCGAAGCCATCTTCGGCATGGCGATGCTTGACGACCTATCCCAATCGCGAGTAGCACGGCCTCTAACGCAATATTGGCAATATCAATATCTGCGCGACGCCGCCACCTGGAACGACCGGCTTCAGCAGGGGCCCCATGCCTTCGATGAGGCGAACTCGTCCACGACGCGGGGCTTTCCCGTGAGCATCTTGATACCGGCCCTGGACGCTTTCTCTCGCGCCGCCTATACCGACATCGCGCGCACGCGCTGCTTGCGCGCTTTGATCGCGTTGCAGGCAACCCTGGAGACTCACCCGGACGCAGTTCCCACGATCGACTCGCTGGGACTCTCCGGCAACGCCACGCGCGATCCGTTCTCGCAGGAACCACTACATTTGAAACAGGTCGACGAGGGGTGGCTCATCTATTCGGTAGGCCGCGACGGCGTCGATCAGGGGGGCGACTTTGAGAAGGAGGCCGATCTCGGCTATTTGCTTCCTGTATCGTCACCAGAAACGCCGGCTCCTTAAGCTGATAAGTTTCGCTGTGACCTGACGGGAGCACGCTTTGCGATTGGCTTACTGGCTTCAAGTCTCGCGACCAATCAGAGGGAATTCATCGGCATGACCGAACTCGGCATGGAACTGCTTTCGGCGGCATCAGCAGGTCGGCCTGAATTGCTGCGGCAATTGCTCGATGTGGGCGCCGATCTTGATTTCGTACATCCACAGTTCGGCAATTCCCCCCTCTACAACGCGACCTATGCCGACCAAGTTTCATCCGTCGCATTTTTGCTGAGTCGTGGTGCCAGACCAGATCTGGTGCTGAATTTGCATTCTCCTGTCGACGGGCGTTGGCAACGTGGCGTCACTGCCCTCATGTTCGCACGCTCGCCGGAAGCAACTCAGCTTTTACTCGAAGCCGAATCCAGCGTTCATCACACGAGTGAAAGCGGCGCGACGGCACTCCTGCATGCGGTAGCACGAAGCCAACTCGAAATTGTGCGTCTGCTGTTGCAGGCGGGCGCCGATCCTACGACCAGAACCTTGGACGGACGCTGTGCCTCAGATTTGATTGATGAAAACATTAGTTTCTATCAATCACTGGTCAAGGATCAGCCTACACCGCCGGCGATCCTCGAAAAAACTGCCCGGTTGGAAGCGATAAAGCAACTGCTGATCGCCGAGCGACCATGAAGCTCCCCCTGTAGTTTTTCCACTACTTGGCATACGATTTAATATGTCCATAGCAGGGGGCCATTGCCCTTGCGCCGGCGTTCTCCCTTTCGCAGATCCCACCGGGACACTGACTTGTCGACGCCAGCGCACGCCTCGCCCCAGCCTCTTTACC is drawn from Pirellulales bacterium and contains these coding sequences:
- a CDS encoding GNAT family N-acetyltransferase, with the translated sequence MQVLLQAKGISVASSCSSTAVEAGLRVSLEPLTDVAVLESLWKALAPLCEHSFFNSWSWIGCWLECLPETIRPLVLRVEQAGQLLGLGLFVPRKVRRRGVVRSRVLCLHEVGDPDCDALRIEHNGLLVQRGREEVVARGVVAYLDRAPAWDEIFLSGMAADNALLGTAAAAASSARLVIESREPSLFVDLEALRRDGADYLSRLSGNTRSQIRRSMREYETRGPLTIVAAASVEEAESYLGELARLHQQLWTSRGEAGAFAGEFFSRFHRTLVRQCFAAGNIQLLRIAAGEATIGYLYNFVSGGHIAFYQSGFAYDENPKLKPGLVSHTLAIELNRQLGHRVYDFLASEAQYKRSLATDSQEMVWAVLQRPRLQFDLERRLRQLKRQMVGRTDGETSL
- a CDS encoding YifB family Mg chelatase-like AAA ATPase — protein: MLAKLRTFSLVGIDALPVEVEVDVSAAAMPKTVLVGLPEAAVKESVHRIGRALVNSGFQRPYDRVVINLAPAELPKQAASFDLPITLGILVGSGQLASDLLAQYAVVGELALDGSTRPTRGALSIAISAAKERGLRGLLVPSSSASEAAVVEGIEVIPVASLAQAVAFLAGQIEIEPAPPRLSELFAALGQYEIDFADVRGQEMAKRAITVAASGGHNLLMLGPPGSGKTMLAKRVPTILPELASSESIETTRVYSALGLLQPGQPLLATRPYRSPHHTISDAGLVGGGSTPAPGEISLAHNGVLFLDELPEFNRRTLEVLRQPLEDGTITISRALSSTTFPADFMLIAALNPCPCGYRNDPRRECQCTIPQVERYMSKISGPLLDRIDLHLEVPAVPFRELSSKTAGTSSATMREQVSQARAIQRERFAGTRVRTNSQMSSRLIRRHCELDAAGHELLRAAMSELGLSARAHDKVLRVARTIADLDTSDTIAAPHLSEAINYRVLDRALWT
- a CDS encoding SulP family inorganic anion transporter, giving the protein MAVHRALRLSFRSNLGHDFLASIVVFLVALPLCMGIAMASGMPVAAGLVTGIVGGLIVGAISGSPLQVSGPAAGLAVVIYEIVQQFGYEAVGLVVLVGGVLQWIAGLAKLGQWFRAVSPAVIKGMLSGIGVLLLSSQIHVMVDDKPRKSGLENLRTIPEAIRKGLPLPALDTLETRQLKTDEIKAFGALHERQLEIEEVVAERISEHGSAEIHQQQAEGLASFVEAQQELHDALVRQIEHARTSGLLALESKKGDAFAQALERARKANELALDDLREQRYQTVVKSQTAAVQELSGVLAALKNHDWAAKLGLLTIAVILLWPLIPLKAIKAIPAPLVAIVLATAVAAWLSLPVLYVEVPSSLAASVHFPSLATLHDVSVLVLLRTGLFIAIIASAETLLCATAVDQMHTGPRTKYDRELAAQGIGNMICGLLGAAPMTGVIVRSAANVQAGARSRLSTMLHGLWLLLCVVLFSRLLTMVPTSALAAILVYTGYKLVNPRSIVELWKYGKSEVAIFLITVVTIVVEDLLVGVVTGIVLSALKLLITFSHLKTELQIASDKRHATLRMEGAATFLRLPLLAADLERVPQGAELHVEFEQLDLIDHACLDLLMSWARQHRATGGRLVLDWDSLHARFTPDKEARRRLGNPLESVGDPTAH
- a CDS encoding DUF1598 domain-containing protein, translating into MPLVAVACLAWCNLASAQTTGNSSVAGVSIDADGVLRKQLYTDPSGMLTRERVAAAKTRLDSSVLATSKLRKISLNRLEKALAERIAINRAPTEEMLYLAGITRLKHVFFYPETGDIVVAGPAEGWMTDLSGRAVGLSQGRPVLELQDLVVALRAFPPGDVSKNKEIGCSIDPTPEGLARMQEFLQAVGPTATPDDTQSIVDGLRSSLGMQNVTIRGVSPKTHFAQVLVEADYRMKLIGIGLEQPPIKLASYVDKASAAQVSRNAMQRWYFMPDYKCVRTSEDGLAMELIGDGVQLVGADEVVVAGGQRRQAATGDRASQAFVRAFTQKYPQLAERSPVYAQLRNLIDMAVAAAYVQQEDFYGQASWTPTTFADESAFPVETSPEPRNVETAVTSIWKGNRLMTPVGGGVSMHASEALIPDNMLEDEGGELAKKREAIELNLAEGQWWWD
- a CDS encoding RNA polymerase sigma factor, yielding MQQLQQRLAAGDEAAFAELYDALALRLYRFLLSRLRSRDAADDVLQETFVRLAQGRAGLRQVRHLTAYLFGIARHEVERYVSSARHRRRYPFESFEAPPMAATTPPWENTDEVELALGQLPDLQREVVELKIFGELTFVEIAEALGTPQGTVATRYRTALSRMRAWLEQREDDRHPHAPRKLP
- a CDS encoding ankyrin repeat domain-containing protein; the protein is MTELGMELLSAASAGRPELLRQLLDVGADLDFVHPQFGNSPLYNATYADQVSSVAFLLSRGARPDLVLNLHSPVDGRWQRGVTALMFARSPEATQLLLEAESSVHHTSESGATALLHAVARSQLEIVRLLLQAGADPTTRTLDGRCASDLIDENISFYQSLVKDQPTPPAILEKTARLEAIKQLLIAERP